The Desulfovibrio piger DNA segment TATAACAACCATGCTCCAATGGGCCTTGGTCTTGTATAAGGTGTTGATATAACTGTGATGGTGCGAGAGACGGGACTTGAACCCGTATGGATAAACCGCTGGATTCTAAGTCCAGTGCGTCTACCAATTCCGCCACTCTCGCAAAGATAACTTTTATACCACAGACACCACTTTCCCGCAAGCCTCGGCCAGCCCTCCCCTCAGTACCGGACAGCAGGAAAAACGGGAAACGGCAACAGTCCCGGAGGGGCCCGATCTTGCCGCCTGGCGAACTGCCGGGAGGCCTCTCTTCCGGGATGCTTCCCTCCCACTGCAATACATGCGGAGAGGATGGGAGGCGTGGAGGAAAGAGAGAGCTTGGGAAATGAGAAAGGGAGAGTCTTCTCCCCGGATCTCCCCTCCCCCGCTAGCGTAGCAGCAGCCGCTTGCCGTCGGGACGCGCCTCCAGCACTTCACCGATCTCCACGGCCATCTCGCCCCTGGCCTCCAGCCAGTCACGCACCGTGGCCAGCTCTTCACCCGGCACGGCCAGCACGATACCGCCCGAGGTCTGGGCATCGAATACGATGCTCTCCACCGCCTCATCCACCGAAGGAGCCACGTCCACGGCAGGAGCGCAGTGGGTGCGGTTGAGATGGCTGCCCGCCGGGATGAGGCCCATGCGGGCATACTCCAGAGCGTGGGGCAGCAGCGGCAGGGCTTCCGTCTGCAATGATACGCAGACGCCCGAGGCCTGCGCCATCTCCAGCAGATGCCCGCCCAGGCCAAAACCGGTGATGTCCGTGGCGGCCGGGATGCGGAAGTGGGCGATGGCCTCCCCGGGGATACGGTTGAGACGTCCGCACCAGCGCTGCAGCAGCGCTTCGCTTTCCTCATGATCGTCCCAGCGTGCCTTGACGCCTGTAGCCAGGATGCCCGTGCCCAGCGGCTTGGTCAGCAGCAGACGCAGGCCCGGCCGCAGCTTGTCATTGGCGGCCACATGATCGGGATCGATGATGCCGGTCACGGCCATGCCGTACTTGAGTTCGTCATCCTGCACCGTATGCCCGCCGGCCAGCACGGCCCCGGCTTCTTCCAGGGCATCCATGCCGCCGCGCAGGATATTGGCCAGGATGTTCTCCGGGTCGTTCTCGGTCAGGCAGGTGGGGAAAAACGCCACGTTCATGGCACACCAGGGCTGCCCGCCCAGTGCGTAGACATCCGACAGGGCATTGCAGGCCGCGATGCGGCCGAACCAGAAGGCATCGTTGACGATGGGCGCCAGGATGTCCACGGTCTGCACGATGGCCTTGCCCGCCGGCATGCGCACGACCACGGCATCCTCGTTGCGGGCACGCCCGGCGATGACGCGCTGCTCCAGATCCGACGATCCACGGGGCGCGAGGCCCCGCAAAAGCTGCTCCAGGGCCCCTGGAGCCATTTTTGCCGCTCAGCCGGCGGCCCGGGCCTTTTCCAGCAACTTCATGATGAACCTCGCTTTGTTGAAAAATGAAAGGATGCCGCACAGGCACAGGCCGTCCATGCCATGAAAGCCCCCCTGCTGGCAAGTCATGACAGAGAGGGGACGACAAAGGTCAGTGGATGGCTGCTTGATAGTATTGAGGGGGCGAGGGGAACTTTTCCTTGCGCCAAAAAGCTTCCCCTCGCCCCCTCAAACTCCCCCACTCCCCTCAAAACGCGCTCATAAAGAACCCAGAAAGACGTGAGGGAGAGAGATATTCCACCAGACTGCCCTGCTCTATGGATCTGCCGGCTGCCTCCGGCGTGAGAACCAAGAAGGACAAGGGAACGGGAACCCTGCAGCGTATGTAAAAAGGGATAGGGGCTGTCGGTCAGTACAGGCATGTGGGTGCACAGGCTGTGTTGTCGTGGAGCGCCAAACTTTCCGGACAGCGCGTAGGAGATGCAGGCTCCGGGCTGATGCACGGCCGTACGGAGGCGCCGAAAGGGATGGGGATCCCCTCGTCTTGCCGCATATATCGGCCGGGCTACCGGCATGCATACGGAACGGAGGACCCCCGAAGGGCAGCAAGCCCCCTGCAGGAGGACGTCCTCCTCCCCTGCCAGGCTACTCCCCAAAACACAAAAAGGCCCCCTTGCGGGGGCCCTTGTATCCTTTTCCCTCGTCCGGCCGGAGCCGGACACGGTCATCGGAACTACTCGGCGCTTTCAGCCTTGGCGGGAGCTTCCGTCTTGGCTTCAGGCAGGCGGGTCAGTTCGATGATGGCCATGGGAGCGTTATCGCCCTTGCGGGGCATGGCCAGCTTCATCACGCGGGTGTAACCACCAGGCACACCGGCGAACTGGGGACCAATTTCGTCAAACAGGCGCTTAACCAGAGCGTAGTCGCACAGCACGCGGTAAGCCAGACGGCGGGCGTGCAGGTCGTTGCGCTTGGCCAGGGAGATCAGCGGCTCGACAACGCCGCGGAGTTCCTTGGCTTTCACTTCGGTGGTGCGGATGCGGCCGTGGATAAGCAGCGCCTTGGCGAGATTGTGCAACAGGGCCTTACGGTGCGCAGGCGTCCGCGAAAGTTTTTTGCCGGAATTGCTATGCCTCATTTTGCTGCTTCCTTTTCCAGTCCTGATATTTCTTTTCGAAACCGTCAACCTTCATGCCGAAATCAAGGCCCATGTCGTGCAGGACTTCCTTGATCTCGTCCAGAGATTTACGGCCGAAGTTCTTGGTTTTGAGCATTTCAGCCTCGGAACGCTGCACCAGTTCGCCCACCAGCGCGATGTTGGCACTGCGCAGGCAGTTGGTGGCGCGCACCGAAAGCTCGAGATCGTCGATGCTCTTGAAGAGATGCTCGTTGGTCTCGCCGCTG contains these protein-coding regions:
- the rplQ gene encoding 50S ribosomal protein L17, translated to MRHSNSGKKLSRTPAHRKALLHNLAKALLIHGRIRTTEVKAKELRGVVEPLISLAKRNDLHARRLAYRVLCDYALVKRLFDEIGPQFAGVPGGYTRVMKLAMPRKGDNAPMAIIELTRLPEAKTEAPAKAESAE
- the selD gene encoding selenide, water dikinase SelD; its protein translation is MKLLEKARAAGUAAKMAPGALEQLLRGLAPRGSSDLEQRVIAGRARNEDAVVVRMPAGKAIVQTVDILAPIVNDAFWFGRIAACNALSDVYALGGQPWCAMNVAFFPTCLTENDPENILANILRGGMDALEEAGAVLAGGHTVQDDELKYGMAVTGIIDPDHVAANDKLRPGLRLLLTKPLGTGILATGVKARWDDHEESEALLQRWCGRLNRIPGEAIAHFRIPAATDITGFGLGGHLLEMAQASGVCVSLQTEALPLLPHALEYARMGLIPAGSHLNRTHCAPAVDVAPSVDEAVESIVFDAQTSGGIVLAVPGEELATVRDWLEARGEMAVEIGEVLEARPDGKRLLLR